The sequence below is a genomic window from Coffea arabica cultivar ET-39 chromosome 8e, Coffea Arabica ET-39 HiFi, whole genome shotgun sequence.
ACTACCAACGAATGAACGAACCTTCTTCCAGTTTCCTTTCTTCTTAGTCTTCTTCTCCACGCCCTCAATTTCCAGTTTCATCAGTCTTTTCCCCTCCTCCAATCCAACGCCTTCCTATAAATAACTGCAACACTGCCACCCCACCACCATCTAAACCCTCTCCTCCCTCGCAAACAAAAAACTCTTTACTTCACACACACTCATATCACGCACAATGAAAAAGGCTGAATCATCTTCCACATTAGGCCCGGGTGGCCTAGACATCTCCAAAGCCTTCTTCAAACCCATTCTCAATTCCGCTCCACCTTCACCCACAAAAAGGCACACCAAAATCTCGGTCATCGGTGCTGGAAACGTCGGCATGGCCATAGCTCAAACCATCCTCACCCAAGACCTTGCCGATGAGCTAGCCCTCGTTGACGCCCAGCCCGACAAGCTCCGCGGAGAAATGCTTGACCTCCAACACGCGGCTGCTTTCTTACCAAGGACCAAAATCCATGCTTCCCTGGACTACTCAATCACGGCAGGGTCGGATCTTTGCATTGTCACAGCAGGTGCCCGGCAGATCCCGGGCGAGAGTAGGCTGAATCTTATCCAGAGGAATCTGGTCTTGTTTAAAAATATCATTCCTCCGTTGGCCAAGTATTCTCCGGATTCTATACTCCTGATCGTGTCCAATCCCGTAGATGCTTTGACCTACGTGGCCTGGAAACTTTCCGGTTTTCATCCAAATCGAGTTATTGGATCTGGAACGAACTTGGATTCTTCTAGGTTCCGGTTTTTGCTTGCTGATCATCTCGACGTCAATGCTCAGGACGTGCAGGCAAGTTTAGTTACAGTACTAGTACTAAGTTGATTAAACCTGATAGTGCAGGAATATGTTCTTTAATTGTAGTTTGCCTCTTTAACTTTT
It includes:
- the LOC113703550 gene encoding L-lactate dehydrogenase B, with protein sequence MKKAESSSTLGPGGLDISKAFFKPILNSAPPSPTKRHTKISVIGAGNVGMAIAQTILTQDLADELALVDAQPDKLRGEMLDLQHAAAFLPRTKIHASLDYSITAGSDLCIVTAGARQIPGESRLNLIQRNLVLFKNIIPPLAKYSPDSILLIVSNPVDALTYVAWKLSGFHPNRVIGSGTNLDSSRFRFLLADHLDVNAQDVQAYIVGEHGDSSVALWSSITVGGVPVLSYLDRQKIAYEKETLENIRKEVVESAYEVIDLKGYTSWAIGYSVANLARSLLRDQRRIHPVSVLATGLYGIDGGHVFLSLPAQLGRTGVMGVANVELTDYEARQLRNSATTILEAQSQLDIEDL